Proteins from a genomic interval of Kitasatospora kifunensis:
- a CDS encoding enoyl-CoA hydratase family protein, giving the protein MTSAAPLVRVSTAGAVTTLELDSPHNRNALSTRLMAELAQGLEQAAADPAVRAVVLGHTGTVFCAGADLSEATGNDPTVGPRGLVEIQRAIVDCPKPVIAYVNGHVRAGGLGLVGSADLAIAGPSATFAFTEVRLGLAPAVISLPLRPKLEPRAAARYYLTGETFDAPEAARIGLITVAAAEADEAAKALAEVLAALRLASPQGLAESKRLVNAEVVRSFEQDADARVEQSARLFGSPEAQEGMKAFLERRPAPWAVDAD; this is encoded by the coding sequence ATGACCAGCGCAGCACCCCTCGTCCGCGTCAGCACGGCCGGTGCCGTCACCACCCTGGAGCTCGACTCCCCGCACAACCGCAACGCCCTGTCCACCCGGCTGATGGCCGAGTTGGCCCAAGGGCTGGAGCAGGCCGCCGCCGACCCGGCGGTGCGGGCCGTGGTGCTCGGGCACACCGGCACGGTGTTCTGCGCGGGCGCGGACCTGTCCGAGGCCACCGGCAACGACCCCACGGTCGGGCCGCGCGGACTGGTGGAGATCCAGCGAGCCATCGTGGACTGCCCCAAGCCGGTGATCGCCTACGTCAACGGCCACGTCAGGGCGGGGGGCCTGGGCCTGGTCGGGTCGGCGGACCTGGCGATCGCCGGACCCTCGGCGACCTTCGCCTTCACCGAGGTGCGCCTCGGGCTGGCCCCCGCCGTCATCTCGCTACCGCTGCGCCCCAAGTTGGAGCCGCGCGCGGCCGCCCGCTACTACCTGACCGGCGAGACCTTCGACGCCCCCGAGGCGGCCCGGATCGGCCTGATCACGGTTGCCGCCGCCGAGGCCGACGAGGCGGCGAAGGCGCTGGCCGAGGTGCTGGCGGCGCTGCGCCTGGCCTCCCCGCAGGGGCTCGCGGAGTCCAAGCGGCTGGTCAACGCCGAGGTGGTGCGCTCCTTCGAGCAGGACGCGGACGCCCGGGTCGAGCAGTCCGCCCGGCTGTTCGGTTCGCCCGAGGCGCAGGAGGGGATGAAGGCCTTCCTGGAGCGCCGCCCGGCGCCGTGGGCGGTCGACGCCGACTAG
- a CDS encoding MFS transporter, with protein sequence MTTTIADASPPSTIRPRGQLLPSDPVLRLLTWTTLVNSLGNGLFYTVSALYFTRILGYGVGEVGVVLTAAGLCGVAASIPAGRAADRWGSKRVLIALVAAEAVGTVGYTLVHGLAAFALLACVVTAIDRGATTTRSALYAEVLAADQRVAGRAYLRAVTNVAMGLGSVLAAVTLQADTRAAYQLTVLADAVSYALVVFFLLRLPGRSAAAVAAAGAAAAAPRAERRNPALRDLPFLVITGLNAVLTLQFAMLEIGIPLWIVRDTHAPRFLVAAIMIVNTGLVVLFQVRATRGTEQPAMAARACLRGGLLLGAGCAVVGLAHGLPAVAASVVLVLGVVIEGGGEVLTQAGGWALSYDLAGDGAAGAYQGVFNAGMAAAQMAGPAMIALGVVGHGLLGWLALGGLFAVAGAAMRPVTRWSQRIAG encoded by the coding sequence ATGACGACGACAATTGCGGACGCCTCGCCGCCGAGCACCATCCGGCCCCGCGGCCAACTGCTGCCGAGCGATCCGGTGCTGCGGCTGCTGACCTGGACCACGCTGGTCAACTCGCTCGGCAACGGCCTGTTCTACACGGTCAGCGCGCTCTACTTCACCCGGATCCTCGGCTACGGCGTCGGCGAGGTCGGCGTGGTGCTGACGGCGGCCGGGCTCTGCGGGGTGGCGGCCAGCATACCCGCGGGCCGGGCGGCCGACCGCTGGGGCAGCAAGCGGGTGCTGATCGCGCTGGTCGCCGCCGAGGCGGTGGGCACCGTCGGCTACACCCTGGTGCACGGCCTGGCCGCCTTCGCGCTGCTCGCCTGCGTCGTGACCGCGATCGACCGCGGCGCCACCACCACCCGCAGCGCGCTCTACGCCGAAGTGCTGGCCGCCGACCAGCGGGTGGCCGGGCGCGCCTACCTACGGGCCGTCACCAACGTGGCGATGGGCCTCGGCTCGGTGCTGGCCGCCGTCACGCTGCAGGCCGACACCCGGGCGGCCTACCAACTGACGGTGCTCGCGGACGCGGTCAGCTACGCGCTGGTGGTGTTCTTCCTGCTGCGGCTGCCCGGGCGCTCGGCCGCAGCCGTGGCCGCGGCCGGCGCCGCTGCCGCCGCGCCCCGCGCCGAGCGCCGCAACCCCGCGCTGCGCGACCTGCCCTTCCTCGTCATCACCGGCCTCAACGCCGTGCTCACCCTGCAGTTCGCGATGCTGGAGATCGGCATACCCCTGTGGATCGTGCGCGATACCCACGCGCCGCGCTTCCTGGTTGCCGCCATCATGATCGTCAACACCGGGCTGGTGGTGCTCTTCCAGGTCCGCGCAACCAGGGGCACCGAGCAGCCGGCCATGGCGGCTCGGGCCTGCCTGCGCGGCGGGCTGCTGCTGGGGGCCGGCTGCGCGGTGGTCGGGCTGGCGCACGGGCTGCCTGCGGTGGCGGCGTCGGTGGTGCTGGTGCTCGGCGTGGTGATCGAGGGCGGCGGCGAGGTGCTCACCCAGGCCGGCGGCTGGGCGCTCAGCTACGACCTGGCCGGGGACGGCGCGGCCGGCGCCTACCAGGGTGTCTTCAACGCCGGTATGGCCGCCGCCCAGATGGCCGGGCCCGCGATGATCGCGCTGGGGGTCGTCGGTCACGGCCTGCTGGGCTGGCTCGCGCTCGGTGGGCTCTTCGCCGTCGCGGGGGCGGCGATGCGGCCGGTCACGCGGTGGTCGCAGCGGATCGCGGGGTGA
- a CDS encoding response regulator — protein sequence MIRVLLADDQVLVRAGFRALLDAQADIEVVGEADDGAAAVALAAELRPDVVLMDIRMPGLDGLEATRQIGARPELAEVKVVVLTTFELDEYVFEALRGGAAGFLVKDTEPADLLRAVRVVAAGDALLSPGVTRRLIGEFAARSKAPGQPSTPALGLLTEREREVLTLVGLGLSNDEIARRLVVSPLTAKTHVSRAMVKLGVRDRAQLVVLAYESGLVRPGWLG from the coding sequence GTGATCCGGGTGCTGCTGGCGGACGATCAGGTCCTGGTCCGGGCGGGCTTCAGGGCGCTGCTGGACGCGCAGGCCGACATCGAGGTGGTGGGCGAGGCCGACGACGGTGCGGCGGCGGTTGCGCTGGCCGCCGAGCTGCGCCCCGACGTGGTGCTGATGGACATCCGGATGCCCGGACTCGACGGCCTGGAGGCCACTCGGCAGATCGGCGCCAGGCCCGAGCTGGCCGAGGTCAAGGTGGTGGTGCTGACCACCTTCGAGCTGGACGAGTACGTCTTCGAGGCGCTGCGCGGTGGGGCCGCCGGGTTCCTCGTCAAGGACACCGAGCCGGCCGACCTGCTGCGCGCGGTGCGGGTGGTGGCGGCCGGTGACGCGCTGCTCTCGCCCGGGGTGACCCGTCGGCTGATCGGCGAGTTCGCGGCCCGCTCCAAGGCGCCGGGGCAGCCGAGCACGCCGGCCCTGGGGCTGCTGACGGAACGGGAGCGGGAGGTGCTGACGCTGGTCGGGCTGGGCCTGTCCAACGACGAGATCGCCCGCCGCCTGGTGGTCAGTCCGCTCACCGCCAAGACCCATGTGAGCCGCGCCATGGTCAAGTTGGGCGTGCGCGACCGGGCGCAGCTGGTGGTGCTGGCCTACGAGAGCGGGCTGGTGCGGCCGGGGTGGCTGGGGTAG
- a CDS encoding sensor histidine kinase, translated as MSPSGTSTERRPWGPAWGRPGGPPFSRGRGRGLPVFSSLLIAVLQLVGSAGAGRHQASGRVPLDAAGYLLLLAGPALLVLRQRWPVPVVVGTAAVTLVYLGAGYPYGPVFASFVVAYCVAVWRGHRRAAVLSLLALYGGHLLLALAVPQHWLRGAGRAVGAWPEFGLGMLALLLAAVAELLRIRHEQVAARHAARQVAAARRADEERLRMARELHDILAHSISLIHVQAGVALELIDDQPEQARAALVTIKAASKEALGEVRQVLGTLRGPGDAAPRRPAPGLDRLPELTEQAAHAGLTVTVRTAGGARELPAGVGLAAFRIVQEALTNVIRHSAARRAEVLLDWTEPERLSVRVQDPGPAAAPEAGEPAGGGNGLAGMRERAAALGGTLTAGPYGSGFRVLAVLPTGTDRSDGTNTREAR; from the coding sequence ATGAGTCCTTCCGGCACCAGCACCGAACGCCGTCCCTGGGGCCCGGCGTGGGGGCGGCCCGGTGGACCGCCGTTCTCCCGCGGCCGGGGCAGGGGCCTGCCGGTCTTCTCCTCGTTGCTGATCGCCGTGCTCCAGCTGGTGGGCAGCGCCGGCGCGGGCCGGCACCAGGCCTCCGGGCGGGTGCCGCTGGACGCGGCCGGCTACCTGCTGCTGCTGGCCGGGCCCGCACTGCTGGTACTGCGCCAGCGGTGGCCGGTGCCGGTGGTGGTGGGCACGGCGGCGGTGACGCTGGTCTACCTGGGCGCCGGCTACCCCTACGGCCCGGTCTTCGCCAGCTTCGTCGTCGCGTACTGCGTCGCGGTGTGGCGCGGTCACCGGCGTGCGGCGGTGCTGAGCCTGCTCGCCCTCTACGGCGGCCACCTGCTGCTCGCCCTCGCGGTGCCGCAGCACTGGTTGCGCGGGGCGGGGCGGGCCGTCGGCGCCTGGCCGGAGTTCGGGCTCGGCATGCTCGCGCTGCTGTTGGCCGCCGTCGCCGAGCTGTTGCGGATCCGCCACGAGCAGGTCGCCGCGCGCCACGCCGCCCGGCAGGTCGCCGCTGCGCGGCGGGCGGACGAGGAGCGGCTGCGGATGGCCCGCGAGCTGCACGACATCCTGGCGCACAGCATCTCGTTGATCCACGTCCAGGCCGGGGTGGCGTTGGAGTTGATCGACGATCAGCCCGAACAGGCGCGGGCCGCGCTGGTCACCATCAAGGCGGCGAGCAAGGAGGCGCTGGGCGAGGTCCGCCAGGTGCTCGGCACTCTGCGCGGTCCCGGCGACGCCGCCCCGCGCCGTCCGGCCCCGGGCCTTGACCGGCTGCCGGAGCTGACCGAGCAGGCCGCGCACGCCGGCCTGACCGTCACCGTGCGAACGGCGGGCGGTGCGCGGGAGTTGCCCGCGGGGGTCGGGCTGGCCGCCTTCCGGATCGTCCAGGAGGCGTTGACCAACGTGATCCGGCACTCGGCCGCGCGCCGGGCGGAGGTGCTGCTGGACTGGACCGAGCCGGAGCGCCTGAGCGTGCGGGTCCAGGACCCGGGACCGGCCGCCGCGCCCGAGGCCGGGGAGCCGGCCGGTGGCGGCAACGGACTGGCCGGGATGCGCGAGCGGGCCGCCGCACTCGGTGGCACGCTCACGGCGGGGCCGTACGGGAGCGGGTTCCGGGTGTTGGCCGTCCTGCCGACCGGGACCGACCGGTCGGATGGCACGAATACGCGGGAGGCGCGGTGA
- a CDS encoding geranylgeranyl reductase family protein, whose translation MPAVDPEAEISAVDPLDGVWDVVVVGAGPAGASAAHAAAAQGRRVLLLDKAEHPRYKTCGGGIIGPSRDSLPPDFKIPLQDRVHAVTFALNGRFTRTRRSRRMLFGLVNRGEFDLRLVEAAQQAGAVLVSGVTVTGVEQQGGADRRTVAVTLADGRAVQARAVVGADGSASRIGRHVGVTFDQIDLGLEAEIPVPERVVRAWEGRIHLDWGPLPGSYGWVFPKTDSGTLTVGVISARGDGELTKRYLADYIRRLGLAGFTPAVESGHLTRCRAEDSPLSRGRVLVAGDAAGLLEPWTREGISYALRSGRLAGEWAVQVAEAGNPTEVRRQALNYAFAVKAGLGVEMRAGKVMLEAFERRPHLFHLAVCVINPAWRAFAQTTQGHTTFGQILRQYRAARRLAALASR comes from the coding sequence CTGCCGGCGGTTGACCCCGAAGCCGAGATCAGCGCCGTTGATCCGCTCGACGGCGTCTGGGACGTCGTCGTGGTCGGAGCCGGCCCGGCCGGCGCCTCCGCCGCGCACGCGGCCGCCGCGCAGGGCCGCCGAGTGCTGCTGCTGGACAAGGCCGAGCACCCCCGTTACAAGACCTGTGGCGGCGGCATCATCGGGCCGTCCCGGGACAGCCTGCCGCCCGACTTCAAGATCCCGCTCCAGGACCGGGTGCACGCCGTCACCTTCGCGCTGAACGGCAGGTTCACCCGCACCCGGCGCTCCCGGCGGATGCTCTTCGGCCTGGTCAACCGGGGCGAGTTCGACCTGCGCCTGGTGGAGGCGGCCCAGCAGGCCGGCGCGGTGCTGGTGAGCGGGGTGACGGTCACCGGCGTCGAGCAGCAGGGCGGCGCGGACCGCCGTACGGTGGCCGTGACGCTGGCCGACGGGCGTGCGGTGCAGGCGCGTGCGGTGGTCGGCGCGGACGGCAGCGCCAGCCGGATCGGGCGGCACGTCGGGGTCACCTTCGACCAGATCGACCTGGGCCTGGAAGCCGAGATCCCGGTGCCCGAGCGGGTGGTCCGGGCCTGGGAGGGCCGGATCCACCTGGACTGGGGCCCGCTGCCCGGCAGTTACGGCTGGGTCTTCCCGAAGACCGACTCCGGCACCCTGACCGTCGGGGTGATCTCGGCGCGCGGCGACGGCGAACTGACCAAGCGCTACCTGGCCGACTACATCCGCCGGCTCGGGCTGGCCGGCTTCACCCCGGCCGTCGAGTCGGGTCACCTGACCCGCTGCCGGGCCGAGGACTCGCCGCTCTCCCGCGGGCGGGTGCTGGTGGCCGGCGACGCGGCCGGGCTGCTGGAGCCGTGGACGCGCGAGGGCATCTCGTACGCGCTGCGCTCGGGCCGACTGGCCGGCGAGTGGGCCGTGCAGGTGGCCGAGGCGGGCAACCCCACCGAGGTGCGGCGCCAGGCACTCAACTACGCCTTCGCGGTCAAGGCGGGCCTGGGCGTGGAGATGCGGGCCGGCAAGGTGATGCTGGAGGCCTTCGAGCGCCGGCCGCACCTGTTCCACCTGGCGGTCTGCGTGATCAACCCGGCCTGGCGGGCGTTCGCCCAGACCACCCAGGGGCACACCACCTTCGGCCAGATCCTGCGGCAGTACCGGGCCGCGCGGCGGCTGGCGGCGCTGGCCTCGCGGTAG
- a CDS encoding dipeptidase, with protein sequence MTQPSTDLAAAVHALMPRAHDELAELVAFPSIADPKLGLEQECQAAAHWVADALRAEGLTGVQLLDTPDGTQSVYGELTGVPGAPTVLLYSHYDVQPPLDESAWTTPPFQLTERDGRWYGRGAADCKGNILMHLTALRALRATGGQTLPVNLKVIVEGSEEQGTGGMEQYALAHPELLTADAIVIGDVGNFAAGLPTATASLRGITEVSVEVRTLAGNLHSGAFGGAAPDALAALLKILASLYDEHGATAIKGLPADQTWTGVSYPEDRFRADARVLDGVQLIGSGAVADRLWARPAVTVVGIDVPAVIGSTSSVQAGAKAKVSLRVPPGMSIETAQDALVAHLEQAAPWQVQLTVTRLTGGSPFSAETSGPAYEALGEAMREAYGVDMVVAGEGGSIPLCNTLRTLHPKAEIVLIGVEEPTTQIHAVNESLDPQELERMTLSEALFLRRYAQVWQG encoded by the coding sequence ATGACCCAACCCTCGACCGATCTCGCCGCCGCCGTCCACGCCCTGATGCCCCGTGCCCACGACGAGCTGGCCGAGCTGGTGGCCTTCCCCTCGATCGCCGACCCGAAGCTCGGGCTGGAGCAGGAGTGCCAGGCGGCGGCCCACTGGGTGGCCGACGCACTGCGTGCCGAGGGCCTGACCGGTGTTCAGCTGCTCGACACCCCCGACGGCACGCAGTCGGTGTACGGCGAGCTGACCGGCGTGCCCGGCGCGCCGACCGTGCTGCTCTACTCGCACTACGACGTGCAGCCGCCGCTGGACGAGTCGGCCTGGACCACCCCGCCGTTCCAGCTCACCGAGCGCGACGGCCGCTGGTACGGGCGCGGCGCGGCGGACTGCAAGGGCAACATCCTGATGCACCTGACGGCCCTTCGGGCGCTGCGCGCCACCGGCGGCCAGACGCTGCCGGTCAACCTGAAGGTGATCGTGGAGGGCTCCGAGGAGCAGGGCACCGGCGGGATGGAGCAGTACGCCCTGGCCCACCCCGAGCTGCTCACCGCGGACGCGATCGTGATCGGCGACGTGGGCAACTTCGCGGCCGGGCTGCCGACCGCCACCGCCTCGCTGCGCGGCATCACCGAGGTCTCGGTCGAGGTCCGCACCCTGGCCGGCAACCTGCACTCGGGCGCCTTCGGCGGAGCTGCCCCCGATGCGCTGGCCGCGCTGCTGAAGATCCTCGCCTCGCTCTACGACGAGCACGGCGCCACCGCGATCAAGGGCCTGCCCGCCGACCAGACCTGGACCGGCGTCAGCTACCCCGAGGACCGGTTCCGCGCGGACGCCAGGGTGCTGGACGGCGTGCAGCTGATCGGCAGCGGCGCGGTCGCCGACCGGCTCTGGGCCCGCCCCGCGGTCACCGTGGTCGGCATCGACGTGCCGGCGGTGATCGGCTCCACCTCCTCGGTGCAGGCCGGTGCCAAGGCCAAGGTCAGCCTGCGGGTACCGCCCGGCATGTCGATCGAGACCGCGCAGGACGCCCTGGTCGCCCACCTGGAGCAGGCCGCCCCCTGGCAGGTCCAGCTCACCGTCACCCGGCTCACCGGCGGCTCGCCGTTCTCCGCCGAGACCTCGGGCCCGGCCTACGAGGCGCTGGGCGAGGCGATGCGCGAGGCGTACGGGGTGGACATGGTGGTGGCCGGCGAGGGCGGCTCGATCCCGCTCTGCAACACGCTGCGCACGCTCCACCCGAAGGCGGAGATCGTGCTGATCGGCGTGGAGGAGCCGACCACCCAGATCCACGCGGTCAACGAGAGCCTGGACCCGCAGGAGCTGGAGCGGATGACGCTCTCCGAGGCGCTCTTCCTGCGCCGCTACGCGCAGGTCTGGCAGGGCTGA
- a CDS encoding DUF4184 family protein, with translation MPFTFSHPAAVLPLLRGLRARGPLVASALVAGSMAPDLPFFAESWCPGVYSAGNLTHRLWAVPTLDVALAAGLVGGWQAVLRQPLLGLLPPPWAEAAEAATARRPEAGPTTGSARRRAAWFALSAALGAAGHVGWDAFTHPGRAGVRLFPVLERRVAGVPLCTVAQYGSSALALAGLGGYLLRELHPLTVSATEPVPGTMLPVDRPRRRRRALVAAAGAIGAAHRVVHARGARGPGERPDLVADLCFGAGAGVLAAAAVLGAAQRLAGPTPAVSTPG, from the coding sequence ATGCCCTTCACCTTCAGCCACCCGGCCGCCGTGCTCCCGCTGCTGCGCGGGCTGCGTGCCCGCGGGCCGCTGGTCGCCTCGGCGCTGGTGGCCGGGTCGATGGCGCCCGACCTGCCGTTCTTCGCCGAGTCCTGGTGCCCTGGGGTCTACTCGGCGGGCAACCTGACGCACCGCCTGTGGGCGGTGCCCACCCTCGACGTCGCCTTGGCGGCCGGGCTGGTGGGCGGATGGCAGGCGGTGCTGCGACAGCCGCTGCTCGGCCTGCTGCCGCCGCCCTGGGCCGAGGCCGCCGAAGCCGCCACCGCGCGGCGCCCGGAGGCGGGCCCCACCACGGGGTCGGCCCGGCGGCGGGCGGCCTGGTTCGCGCTCTCGGCCGCCCTCGGGGCGGCTGGCCACGTCGGCTGGGACGCCTTCACCCACCCGGGCCGCGCCGGGGTGCGGCTGTTCCCGGTGCTGGAGCGGCGGGTGGCGGGGGTGCCGCTCTGCACGGTGGCGCAGTACGGCAGCTCGGCCCTCGCGCTGGCGGGCCTGGGCGGCTACCTGCTCCGTGAGCTGCACCCGTTGACGGTCTCAGCAACCGAGCCGGTGCCGGGGACGATGCTGCCGGTGGACCGCCCCCGGCGCCGTCGCCGCGCGCTGGTCGCCGCCGCCGGGGCGATCGGGGCGGCCCACCGGGTGGTCCACGCCCGCGGGGCGCGCGGCCCCGGTGAGCGGCCCGACCTGGTCGCCGACCTCTGCTTCGGCGCCGGTGCCGGCGTGCTGGCCGCCGCGGCCGTCCTCGGCGCGGCGCAGCGCCTGGCCGGCCCCACCCCGGCGGTCAGCACACCCGGCTGA
- a CDS encoding NUDIX hydrolase, which yields MIIWVNGTFGVGKSSACRELVELLPGSTLYDPEQVGDALRRILPARRLAEVRDYQDLPAWRRLVPEVAAAVLAEAPGTLVVPMTLLREAYRDEIFGALAARGLPVHHFVLHAEETILRERIGQSEEYPGDPEASEACRNWRFAKLPAYRQAQAWLHRDACVLDTAELTPSQVAQSLAALVKEGAGRCPIVRSTDSAHDTVAAAVLLFDEDDRVLLVDPVYKPDWEFPGGVVERGEAPTLAAVREAAEELGLDLAPEALRLLAVDWEPRTGPRRGGLRLVYDGGHLTADQRAALRLPPDELRDWRFVTLGESRRLLPAGRYRRLAGALEARGVGTPRYLEAGRPAAQGVAGEER from the coding sequence ATGATCATCTGGGTCAACGGGACATTCGGCGTGGGCAAGAGCAGCGCCTGTCGCGAGCTGGTCGAACTGCTGCCCGGCAGTACGCTCTACGATCCGGAGCAGGTCGGCGACGCGCTGCGCCGGATCCTGCCGGCTCGTCGGCTGGCCGAGGTCAGGGACTACCAGGACCTGCCGGCCTGGCGCAGACTGGTCCCGGAGGTGGCGGCGGCGGTGCTGGCTGAGGCGCCGGGCACCCTGGTGGTGCCGATGACCCTGCTGCGCGAGGCCTACCGGGACGAGATCTTCGGCGCGCTGGCGGCCCGCGGCCTGCCCGTGCACCACTTCGTGCTGCACGCTGAGGAAACGATCCTGCGCGAGCGCATCGGGCAGAGCGAGGAGTACCCCGGCGACCCCGAGGCGAGTGAGGCGTGCCGCAACTGGCGCTTCGCCAAGCTGCCCGCCTACCGGCAGGCGCAGGCCTGGCTGCACCGCGACGCCTGTGTGCTGGACACCGCCGAGTTGACGCCCAGCCAGGTCGCCCAGAGCCTGGCCGCCCTGGTCAAGGAGGGCGCCGGGCGCTGCCCGATCGTCCGCAGCACGGACTCGGCGCACGACACCGTGGCGGCGGCCGTGCTGCTCTTCGACGAGGACGACCGGGTGCTGCTGGTCGACCCGGTCTACAAACCGGACTGGGAGTTCCCCGGTGGCGTGGTCGAACGCGGCGAGGCGCCGACCCTGGCGGCCGTCCGGGAGGCGGCCGAGGAGCTGGGCCTGGACCTGGCGCCGGAGGCGCTGCGCCTGCTGGCCGTGGACTGGGAGCCGCGCACCGGGCCGCGCCGCGGTGGGCTGCGCCTGGTCTACGACGGCGGGCACCTGACGGCCGATCAGCGGGCCGCGCTGCGGCTGCCGCCGGACGAGTTGCGGGACTGGCGCTTCGTCACCCTGGGGGAGTCACGCCGACTGCTCCCGGCCGGCCGCTACCGCCGCCTGGCGGGGGCGCTGGAGGCGCGGGGCGTCGGCACGCCGCGCTACCTGGAGGCGGGGCGCCCGGCGGCGCAGGGGGTGGCGGGGGAGGAGCGGTGA
- a CDS encoding DUF1707 and FHA domain-containing protein, giving the protein MSAPESRTNAASIDASPRPSEADRERALGVLREGAGQGRLSHDTFMRRMELVLTAHSSAELDAVLTDLPAEGRLAGLALRTVGRLSAFTVRLREAWRTERLPGLALPQLGQPAVRIGRAPGSDLRLSDVSVSRRHAELRHGAQGWVLYDLGSTNGTRVNGHRVTGGVRVKPGDQVAFGSQAFRLATG; this is encoded by the coding sequence ATGAGCGCTCCCGAGTCCCGTACCAACGCGGCCTCCATCGACGCCTCGCCCCGCCCCTCGGAGGCCGACCGCGAGCGCGCCCTCGGGGTGCTGCGGGAGGGTGCGGGCCAGGGCCGGCTGTCGCACGACACCTTCATGCGCCGGATGGAGCTGGTGCTGACCGCGCACAGCTCCGCCGAGTTGGACGCGGTGCTCACCGACCTGCCCGCCGAGGGGCGCCTGGCCGGACTGGCGCTGCGGACGGTCGGGCGCCTGTCGGCATTCACCGTGCGGCTGCGCGAGGCCTGGCGAACCGAGCGGCTGCCCGGCCTGGCGCTGCCTCAACTGGGCCAGCCAGCCGTCCGGATCGGCCGCGCGCCCGGCTCCGACCTGCGGCTGAGCGACGTCTCGGTCTCCCGCCGGCACGCCGAGCTGCGGCACGGCGCGCAGGGCTGGGTGCTGTACGACCTCGGCTCGACCAACGGCACCCGCGTCAACGGCCACCGGGTGACCGGCGGCGTGCGGGTCAAGCCGGGCGACCAGGTGGCCTTCGGCAGCCAGGCCTTCCGCCTCGCGACGGGCTGA
- a CDS encoding AMP-binding protein: MTLLTALQGGRGDSADALRIDGRAISREQLLGAAGAVAARAAGAGALAVLAQPTVETVTAVVAGLLAGVPVVPVPPDAGPVERAHILRDSGAELIAGVGAAVREVAAVDGIEALPVDVSEQHAFGHGEPEPQRPAFVLYTSGTTGPPKGAILSRRAVAADLDALAEAWEWTAEDTLVHGLPLFHVHGLVLGVLGALRTGSRLVHTGRPTPAAYAEAAGTLYFGVPTVWSRVAADEAAARALGGARLLVSGSAPLPVPVFDKLAILTGHRPIERYGMTETLITLSTRAGGERRPGSVGLPVTGVATRLVGEDGQPLPADGESVGELQVSGPVLFDGYLNRPAADAEVRTEDGWFRTGDVATIGPDGFHRIVGRASVDLIKSGGFKIGAGEVEAALRDHPQVADAAVVGAPDPDLGQAVVAFVIPAGPVTGDELTAFVAERLSVHKRPRRVVLVDELPRNAMGKVLKKRLLED, from the coding sequence GTGACTCTCTTGACGGCACTTCAGGGTGGGCGCGGGGATTCGGCCGACGCGCTGCGGATCGACGGCCGGGCGATCTCCCGGGAGCAACTGCTCGGGGCGGCCGGCGCGGTGGCCGCCCGCGCCGCAGGGGCCGGCGCCCTGGCTGTGCTGGCCCAGCCCACGGTGGAGACGGTGACGGCGGTGGTGGCCGGCCTGCTGGCGGGCGTGCCGGTGGTGCCGGTGCCGCCGGACGCCGGTCCGGTGGAGCGCGCGCACATCCTGCGGGACAGCGGCGCCGAGCTGATCGCCGGCGTCGGCGCGGCGGTCCGCGAGGTGGCGGCCGTGGACGGCATCGAGGCGCTGCCGGTCGACGTCAGTGAGCAGCACGCCTTCGGTCACGGCGAGCCCGAGCCGCAGCGCCCGGCCTTCGTGCTCTACACCTCCGGGACCACCGGACCGCCCAAGGGCGCGATCCTCTCCCGGCGCGCGGTCGCCGCCGACCTGGACGCGCTGGCCGAGGCCTGGGAGTGGACGGCCGAGGACACGCTGGTGCACGGCCTGCCGCTGTTCCACGTGCACGGCCTGGTGCTCGGCGTGCTCGGCGCACTGCGCACCGGCTCCCGCCTGGTGCACACCGGGCGCCCGACCCCGGCGGCGTACGCCGAGGCGGCCGGCACGCTCTACTTCGGCGTGCCCACGGTCTGGTCCCGGGTGGCCGCCGATGAGGCCGCGGCCCGGGCGCTGGGCGGTGCCCGGCTGCTGGTCTCAGGCAGCGCCCCGCTGCCGGTGCCGGTCTTCGACAAGCTGGCCATCCTCACCGGCCACCGGCCGATCGAGCGCTACGGCATGACGGAGACGCTGATCACCCTGAGCACCCGGGCAGGCGGCGAGCGCCGCCCCGGCAGCGTGGGCCTGCCGGTGACGGGCGTGGCCACCCGACTGGTCGGCGAGGACGGGCAGCCGCTGCCCGCCGACGGCGAGAGCGTGGGCGAGTTGCAGGTCAGCGGCCCGGTGCTGTTCGACGGCTACCTGAACCGCCCGGCCGCCGACGCCGAGGTGCGCACCGAGGACGGCTGGTTCCGCACCGGCGACGTCGCCACCATCGGGCCCGACGGCTTCCACCGGATCGTCGGCCGCGCCTCGGTGGACCTGATCAAGAGCGGTGGCTTCAAGATCGGCGCCGGCGAGGTGGAGGCCGCGCTGCGCGACCATCCGCAGGTGGCCGACGCCGCCGTGGTCGGCGCTCCGGATCCCGACCTCGGGCAGGCGGTGGTGGCGTTCGTGATCCCCGCAGGCCCGGTGACGGGTGATGAGCTCACGGCGTTCGTGGCCGAGCGGCTCTCGGTGCACAAGCGCCCGCGCAGGGTGGTGCTGGTCGATGAGCTGCCACGCAACGCGATGGGGAAGGTGCTGAAGAAGCGGCTGCTGGAGGACTGA